The sequence ATAAGAAAAATTTATTTTCTTTTTATATCAGTCTGATATGCGATTTTTTATCGCCGGCTTCATGTATGGAAAGCCGGAGAAAAGTGAGCTGTTCGGCAAAAATGAATTAAAAATGACTCATTTTTGGGCGGCTAGTCACAATATTTTTACAGACTGATTACAGTTGCGGCCAGGGGATAAACAAACCCTATCGCCGCAGGGGAAAAAGCCCGCCGTCGGTGGCGGGCTTGCCAGGGTCAGGCCGCCGGTTGTAGCGTCGGTTTGCGGCTCATTTTGCATACCGTGGCGATGGCGGCGATCAGCGCCGGCACGCACAGGAACATCAGGATGCTCTGCACCTCCCACTGCATCGCCAGCAGTTGGGCGCCCATCATGGTGCCGGCGACGCCGCCGAAGCGGCCGATGCCCTGCATCCAGGCGATGCCGGTGGCGCGGCTGTGGGTGGGGTAGAAGGTGGCCGCCAGCGTTTGCAGCCCGGACTGCGCGCCGTTCATGGTGACGCCCATCAGGAAGATGAAGGCGCCCAGCAGCACGATGTGTTTGTCCTCGGTCGCCATCGCCACGATCAGCAGGGCAGTGGCGACAAAGCCGCTCGAGACCACCTTATGCGCGTTCCAGCGATCCATCAGCCAGCCGGCCACCAGGATGCCGAGCGTGCCGCCGAAGGTGAACAGCGAGGTGAGCATCGCCGATTGCTCCAGCTGGTAACCCAGTCCCTGCATCAGGATCGGCATCCAGCTCAGCAAAACGTAGTAGATCACCAGCCCCATAAAGTAGGTCAGCCACAGCATCAGCGTGCCGAGCAGGTAAGGGCGGCTGAACAGCAGGCCGACGCTGGTCTTGGTGTGCGTAAGCTTCTCTTCGTACAGGTAAAAACGCGTCACGCCGTCCAGGCTCTGGCTGACGAAGCGCTGTGCGATGCGCTTGATCTTCGCCGCATCCTGCCCGCGGTTGACCATGTATTTGACTGATTCCGGCAGCAGCAGGATCAGCAAAACCGTCAACGCCAGCGGCGCAATGGCGCCGAGCAGCAGCACGCTGTGCCAGCCGTAGCTCGGGATCAGCCACGATGAAATGGCGCCGCCGCCGGCCGCGCCCAGCGGGAAACCGCAGTACATGGTGTTGATCGCCAGCGAACGGCAGCGCTGCGGCGCGTATTCGGAGATCAGCGTGATGGCGTTGGGCATCGCCGCTCCCAGCCCGAGGCCGGTGAGGAAACGCCACAGCGTCAGGCTATTGAGCGAGCCGGCGTAGGCGGTGGCCAGGCTCGACAGGCCGAAGAACAGACAGGAAAACACCAGCACGCGCTTGCGGCCGATGCGATCGGAGATTGGCCCGGCGATCAGCGCGCCGAGCGACAGCCCCAGCAGCGCGGCGCTCAGCACCGGCCCCAGATCCTGTTTGATGATGCCCCAGTCTTTGGCGACCGAGGGGGCGATATAGCCCATGGCGGCGGTATCGAAACCGTCGATGGCGAGGATCAGGAATCCGAGAATGATCAGGGTCCAGTGAAACAGCGAAAACTTGCTGTCGTCGATGGCCTGCTGAATGTTCAACTCGCTGGTGGAATGAGTCATGGCACCCTCTAAACGCAGATGTAGTCGTGATGGATGGAACGTGGCCGAAACTGACGCTCGGCTTGTGTTTGCTTGTATATACATCTGCGCGTCGGCGCTTTATGTCAAATATATTTATCTTATGCGTTAAATAAATGTTGTTTTTGCGAAGCAGGTTACACCGTGAATGAAAGGCCAAGGCCCGACTCACAAATTAAATGAACGCCGTGGGTGGTGAGATATGCTGGCGGCGGCGCGGAGAATAAAATTTAATACAATGTTGGCCGTTTGGTCGCCGGGCCGGAATCTGCGATAATCGCTTTTTACTTTTCCAGATTGAGAAACCGATGCAGTACCCGATCAATGAGATGTTCCAAACCTTGCAGGGCGAAGGCTTTTTCACCGGCGTGCCGGCCATTTTTATCCGCTTGCAGGGCTGCCCGGTAGGGTGCAGTTGGTGCGACACCAAACATACCTGGGAAAAGGAAGCCAATCGGGAAGTCGACCTGCAACGGATCCTGGTCAAAACAGAGGAAAGCGACGCCTGGGGCAACGCCAGCGCCGAGCAACTGTTGGCGGTGATGCGCCAACAAGGTTACACCGCGCGCCATGTGGTGATCACCGGCGGCGAACCCTGCATCTACGATCTGACACCGCTGACCGAGCTGTTCGAACAGCATGGCTACGGCTGCCAGATTGAGACCAGCGGCACCCACGAGGTGCGCTGTTCCGCCAACACCTGGGTGACGGTTTCGCCGAAGGTGAATATGCGCGGCGGCATGAAGGTGCTGGATCAGGCGCTGCGGCGCGCCGACGAGGTGAAGCATCCGGTGGCGCGCGAGCGCGACATCGAGGCGCTGGACGCGCTGCTGGCGACGCTGCAGGACGACAAGGCGCGCATTATTGCGCTGCAGCCGATCAGCCAGAAAGAAGAGGCGACCCGCCTGTGCATCGAAACCTGCATCGCGCGCAACTGGCGGCTGTCGATGCAGACCCACAAGTATCTGAACATCGCCTAAAATCAGGGCGCCCTTGGGCGCCCTTTCTTTTAACCTTTATATACGCATCCCGCAGTACAGGTCTCTTTCACCATCACCGCAGTCAGTTCCGGCAACTGGGGCTTGAGCTGCTGCCAAATCCAGGCGGCGAGCACTTCGCTGGTGGGATTTTCCAATCCTGGAATATCGTTCAGATAATGGTGATCCAGCCGCTCCCAGATCGGGGAAAACACAGCCTTGAGCTCGGCGAAATCCATCACCCA comes from Serratia sarumanii and encodes:
- a CDS encoding MFS transporter; the protein is MTHSTSELNIQQAIDDSKFSLFHWTLIILGFLILAIDGFDTAAMGYIAPSVAKDWGIIKQDLGPVLSAALLGLSLGALIAGPISDRIGRKRVLVFSCLFFGLSSLATAYAGSLNSLTLWRFLTGLGLGAAMPNAITLISEYAPQRCRSLAINTMYCGFPLGAAGGGAISSWLIPSYGWHSVLLLGAIAPLALTVLLILLLPESVKYMVNRGQDAAKIKRIAQRFVSQSLDGVTRFYLYEEKLTHTKTSVGLLFSRPYLLGTLMLWLTYFMGLVIYYVLLSWMPILMQGLGYQLEQSAMLTSLFTFGGTLGILVAGWLMDRWNAHKVVSSGFVATALLIVAMATEDKHIVLLGAFIFLMGVTMNGAQSGLQTLAATFYPTHSRATGIAWMQGIGRFGGVAGTMMGAQLLAMQWEVQSILMFLCVPALIAAIATVCKMSRKPTLQPAA
- the queE gene encoding 7-carboxy-7-deazaguanine synthase QueE; this translates as MQYPINEMFQTLQGEGFFTGVPAIFIRLQGCPVGCSWCDTKHTWEKEANREVDLQRILVKTEESDAWGNASAEQLLAVMRQQGYTARHVVITGGEPCIYDLTPLTELFEQHGYGCQIETSGTHEVRCSANTWVTVSPKVNMRGGMKVLDQALRRADEVKHPVARERDIEALDALLATLQDDKARIIALQPISQKEEATRLCIETCIARNWRLSMQTHKYLNIA
- the queD gene encoding 6-carboxytetrahydropterin synthase QueD — protein: MATTLFKDFQFEAAHRLPHVPEGHKCGRLHGHSFMVRLEVTGEVDPHTGWVMDFAELKAVFSPIWERLDHHYLNDIPGLENPTSEVLAAWIWQQLKPQLPELTAVMVKETCTAGCVYKG